The proteins below come from a single Sorghum bicolor cultivar BTx623 chromosome 4, Sorghum_bicolor_NCBIv3, whole genome shotgun sequence genomic window:
- the LOC8073793 gene encoding abscisic acid receptor PYL2 has protein sequence MEPHMETALRQGGLSELEQRELEPVVRAHHTFPGRSPGTTCTSLVTQRVDAPLSAVWPIVRGFAAPQRYKHFIKSCDLRSGDGATVGSVREVTVVSGLPASTSTERLEILDDDRHILSFRVVGGDHRLRNYRSVTSVTEFHHHHQAAAGRPYCVVVESYVVDVPEGNTEEDTRMFTDTVVKLNLQKLAAIATSSAAAAASNSST, from the coding sequence ATGGAGCCTCACATGGAGACGGCGCTGCGTCAGGGAGGCCTATCGGAGCTGGAGCAGCGGGAGCTAGAGCCCGTGGTGCGGGCGCACCACACGTTCCCGGGGCGATCGCCGGGGACGACGTGCACGTCGCTGGTGACGCAGCGCGTGGACGCGCCGCTGTCCGCCGTGTGGCCCATCGTGCGCGGGTTCGCCGCGCCGCAGCGGTACAAGCACTTCATCAAGTCGTGCGACCTCAGGTCCGGCGACGGCGCCACCGTGGGCAGCGTCCGCGAGGTCACCGTCGTGTCGGGCCTCCCGGCCTCCACCAGCACCGAGCGCCTCGAGATCCTCGACGACGACCGCCACATCCTCAGCTTCCGCGTCGTCGGCGGGGATCACCGCCTCCGCAACTACCGCTCCGTCACCTCCGTCACCGagttccaccaccaccaccaggcgGCGGCGGGACGGCCGTACTGCGTCGTCGTCGAGTCGTACGTCGTCGATGTACCCGAGGGGAACACGGAGGAGGACACGCGCATGTTCACCGACACCGTCGTCAAGCTTAACCTCCAGAAGCTCGCCGCCATCGCcacctcgtcggcggcggcggcggcctccaaTTCCTCCACCTAG
- the LOC8085543 gene encoding ABC transporter B family member 2 — protein MHSVLFLSWALLIWFTSVVVHKRISNGGESFTTMLNVVIAGLSLGQAAPNISTFLRARTAAYPIFQMIERSTVNKASSKIGRTLPAVDGHIQFRNVHFSYPSRPDVVILDRFSLDFPAGKIVAGSGSGKSTVVSLIERFYEPLSGSILLDGHDIKELDVKWLRRQIGLVNQEPALFATSIRENILYGKGDATMEEINHAAKLSEAITFINHLPDRYETQVGERGIQLSGGQNQRIAISRTRRYCSISAFVGFLDDTARRRDLRRRARRQDPRRRGFFFVFWSCKPPRQKPRCAETSTPCSMASRRVTSTP, from the exons ATGCACTCTGTGCTTTTCCTCTCCTGGGCACTGCTCATTTGGTTCACCAGCGTCGTCGTCCACAAGCGGATTTCCAACGGCGGCGAGTCCTTCACCACCATGCTCAACGTCGTCATTGCTGGCCT GTCGCTCGGCCAGGCGGCGCCGAACATCTCGACGTTCCTGCGGGCGAGGACGGCGGCGTACCCCATCTTCCAGATGATCGAGAGGAGCACCGTGAACAAGGCGAGCTCCAAGATCGGCCGCACGCTGCCCGCGGTCGACGGGCACATCCAGTTCCGCAACGTCCACTTCAGCTACCCGTCACGGCCGGACGTCGTCATCCTCGATAGGTTCAGCCTGGACTTTCCGGCCGGGAAGATCGTCGCCGGGAGCGGGTCCGGCAAGAGCACCGTCGTCTCGCTCATCGAGCGCTTCTATGAGCCGCTGTCCGGCTCCATTCTGCTTGATGGGCACGACATCAAGGAGCTCGACGTCAAGTGGCTGCGCCGGCAGATCGGGTTGGTTAATCAGGAGCCGGCCCTGTTCGCGACGAGCATCCGCGAGAACATACTCTACGGCAAAGGCGACGCCACTATGGAGGAGATTAACCACGCGGCGAAGCTGTCAGAGGCGATCACATTCATCAACCACCTCCCTGATCGGTACGAGACGCAGGTCGGCGAGCGAGGGATACAGCTCTCCGGCGGCCAGAACCAGCGCATCGCGATCTCGAGAACCCGTCGATACTGCTCCATCAGCGCCTTCGTCGGGTTTTTGGATGACAcagctcggcgccgtgatctgcGGCGTCGAGCTCGGCGCCAAGATCCACGGCGTcgaggttttttttttgttttttggtcGTGTAAACCGCCACGTCAGAAGCCACGCTGCGCAGAAACCTCGACGCCGTGTTCCATGGCGTCGAGGCGTgtaacctcgacgccatga
- the LOC8073794 gene encoding pentatricopeptide repeat-containing protein At1g51965, mitochondrial: protein MPRRLTTTYAGRIAAATPSPSGPSLTVTISPTPAPTPLDTRGYSLPRRHLICAVARILRSPASPAPLLDLDDYLRSHRLTLTSAEASEVMKALAPDTSLALGFFRFAATSLPGFRHDAFSYNRILVLLFRNRADPAEAMRLVAEMERDGVPGNISTVNLLVGMGVEVGRCLELAKNWGLRLNGYTYKCLVQAYLRSREVWKGFEMYEKMRRKGYKLDIFAYNMLLDALAKAGMVDQAYQVFEDMKQNNCDPDAYTYTILIRMSGKAGKATKFVSFLEEMVSKGCVLNLIAYNTVIEALGKNKMVDKAIFMLSKMIESDCQPNQFTYSIMLDVLATGGQLHRLNEILDICSGHLNRSVYSYLVKALCKSGHASEAHSVFCRMWSSHEKGDRDAFVSMLEALCNAEKTAEAIDLLHMMPEKGITTDVGMYNIIFSALGKLKQVSFMSSLYDKMKANGVAPDVFTYNIMISSFGRVGLVDKASELFEEMDDSSCKPDVITYNSMINCLGKNGDLDEAHMLFKDMQEKGYDPDVFTYSILIECFGKSNKVDMACSLFDEMIAQGCVPNIVTYNILLDCLERHGKTREAHKLYETLKQQGLAPDSITYSILERLESRSQRTARIRKPSRTTGWVISPI from the exons ATGCCCCGCCGCCTGACTACGACCTACGCCGGCCGCATCGCGGCGGCGACGCCGTCCCCCTCGGGGCCCTCTCTCACCGTCACCATCTCGCCGACGCCGGCCCCCACCCCGCTTGACACGCGCGGCTACTCGCTACCGCGCCGCCACCTCATCTGCGCCGTCGCCCGAATCCTCCGCTCCCCGGCGTCCCCCGCCCCGCTGCTCGACCTCGATGACTACCTCCGCTCCCACCGCCTCACTCTCACCTCCGCCGAGGCTTCCGAGGTCATGAAGGCGCTCGCCCCCGACACCTCCCTCGCGCTCGGCTTCTTCCGCTTCGCCGCCACCTCCCTCCCCGGCTTCCGCCACGATGCCTTCTCCTACAACCGCATCCTGGTCCTCCTCTTCCGCAACCGCGCCGACCCCGCCGAGGCAATGCGGCTCGTCGCGGAGATGGAGCGCGACGGCGTGCCGGGCAACATCTCCACCGTGAATTTGCTGGTCGGGATGGGCGTGGAGGTGGGGAGGTGCCTGGAGCTGGCGAAGAATTGGGGGCTGAGGCTGAACGGGTACACCTACAAGTGCCTTGTGCAGGCCTATCTGAGGAGTCGGGAGGTGTGGAAGGGGTTCGAGATGTATGAGAAGATGAGGAGGAAGGGCTACAAGCTGGACATATTTGCGTATAACATGCTGCTTGATGCGCTTGCCAAGGCTGGAATG GTTGACCAAGCTTACCAAGTCTTTGAAGACATGAAACAAAATAACTGTGATCCAGATGCATACACATACACTATACTAATTAGAATGTCTGGAAAGGCTGGGAAGGCCACTAAATTTGTCTCATTTTTGGAGGAAATGGTGTCCAAAGGATGTGTTCTTAACTTGATTGCTTATAATACTGTTATTGAGGCTCTTGGTAAGAACAAGATGGTTGATAAGGCGATTTTTATGCTTTCTAAAATGATTGAGAGTGACTGCCAGCCCAATCAATTCACATATAGCATTATGCTGGATGTTTTAGCAACAGGGGGACAACTCCACCGGCTGAATGAGATTCTAGATATCTGTAGTGGACATCTGAATAGGTCAGTTTATTCTTACTTGGTCAAGGCACTCTGCAAATCTGGGCATGCAAGTGAGGCTCATAGTGTATTCTGTCGTATGTGGAGTTCCCATGAAAAAGGAGACCGGGATGCTTTTGTATCAATGCTTGAGGCACTATGCAATGCAGAAAAGACAGCAGAGGCTATTGATCTACTGCATATGATGCCTGAAAAGGGGATTACTACAGATGTTGGAATGTATAATATTATCTTTTCTGCTCTTGGGAAGCTGAAGCAGGTGTCTTTCATgagcagtctctatgataagATGAAAGCCAATGGGGTTGCTCCTGATGTTTTCACGTACAATATTATGATTTCAAGTTTTGGTAGGGTTGGCTTAGTTGATAAGGCATCTGAACTTTTTGAGGAAATGGATGATAGCAGTTGCAAGCCTGATGTAATCACCtacaattctatgataaattgcCTTGGAAAAAATGGAGATCTCGATGAAGCCCACATGCTTTTCAAAGATATGCAAGAGAAAGGATATGATCCTGATGTCTTCACCTACAGCATATTAATTGAGTGCTTTGGGAAATCCAATAAGGTTGATATGGCATGCAGCTTGTTTGATGAGATGATTGCACAGGGATGTGTTCCTAATATTGTAACCTATAACATTTTACTAGATTGTTTGGAGAGACATGGGAAGACAAGAGAAGCTcataaactttatgaaactctgAAGCAACAGGGATTGGCTCCAGACTCGATAACTTACTCAATACTTGAGAGATTGGAAAGTAGATCTCAACGAACAGCAAGAATACGAAAACCAAGTCGGACTACAGGTTGGGTTATAAGTCCAATATGA
- the LOC8085544 gene encoding uncharacterized protein LOC8085544 isoform X2, giving the protein MSVSLIKLALLSWGSTVKPYLPFFLAASPRPPSSSSLAQPPWGQNFQNLLDASRAPRQSAAALSMVRLHQLLSRALASHQILPCTTSGVRSTPRLLLRPRSPPPAPPPHGRTLLPIIVAASRQYASSTFGRRRRSSRPPVLLGRKRARRPTRKGPGELSVQIGIEEALPDDPEILGIAETLRTDVGKAVKLALNDLEGSDYITRDPSVCNVNKYASIEVSLLLCDDDFIRKLNKEWRDEDHATDVLSMSQHIPELDIPILQLGDIVISVETARRQAEERGHTLLDEIRILMVHGLLHLLGFDHEVSKVAEEEMEKEEEHILNTLEWSGKGLIKSAYDIATGMEHLQNSVEADSSIEEAILQEKHQAKLSHIICDIDGTIVDYEGGLHEKSIGSLREAIAMGVNIIMVTRKSRASTIRTFKLLDFHEKSDFISETSPGVFLQGSLVYGRDGKEVYRAELDLDVCKEALLYSLKHKIPLVAYCEEQGLTLFEHPFVDLLHTVHNENKVKVMHSIEDLLECSSIQNCRNN; this is encoded by the exons ATGTCAGTGAGTCTTATCAAGTTAGCCCTTCTTAGCTGGGGTTCAACGGTTAAACCCTATCTTCCATTTTTCCTCGCTGCTTCTCCCAGGCCTCCGTCGAGCTCCTCCCTCGCCCAGCCACCCTGGGGCCAAAATTTCCAGAACCTTCTAGACGCCTCGCGCGCACCACGCCAATCTGCTGCTGCTCTCTCGATGGTGCGCCTCCACCAGCTCCTTTCTCGCGCGCTCGCATCTCACCAAATCCTCCCTTGTACCACCTCCGGCGTCCGCTCCACCCCGCGGCTGCTCCTCCGTCCCCGGTCGCCACCGCCTGCTCCTCCTCCCCACGGTCGTACCTTGCTTCCCATCATCGTAGCGGCGTCGCGGCAATACGCCTCGTCGACCTTCGGGAGGCGAAGGCGCTCGTCGCGGCCGCCGGTGTTGCTGGGGCGGAAGAGAGCGAGGAGGCCGACGCGGAAGGGCCCTGGCGAGCTCAGCGTGCAAATTGGCATTGAGGAGGCCCTCCCCGACGATCCTGAAATCCTG GGCATTGCTGAAACTCTTCGGACAGATGTTGGGAAGGCAGTGAAGCTGGCCCTCAACGACCTTGAAGGCTCAGATTACATTACCAGAGATCCTTCTGTATGCAATGTAAACAAGTATGCTAGCATTGAGGTCTCTCTTCTGCTTTGCGATGATGATTTCATCAGgaagctcaacaaggaatggagGGATGAGGATCATGCTACGGATGTTCTGTCGATGTCTCAGCATATCCCAGAGCTTGATATTCCCATT CTGCAGTTGGGTGATATAGTAATTTCTGTTGAAACAGCTCGACGGCAAGCAGAAGAAAGGGGCCACACACTTCTTGATGAGATAAGAATTCTCATG GTGCACGGGCTGTTGCATTTATTGGGCTTTGACCATGAAGTCAGCAAGGTGGCTGAAGAAGAGATGGAGAAAGAAGAAGAACATATATTAAATACTCTTGAATGGAGTGGAAAGGGATTAATTAAGAGTGCCTATGATATTGCTACTGGCATGGAACATTTACAAAATTCTGTTG AGGCTGATAGCAGTATAGAGGAAGCGATCCTACAAGAGAAACATCAAGCCAAACTAAGCCATATCATTTGTGATATAGATG GTACTATTGTGGATTATGAAGGAGGCCTGCATGAAAAATCAATAGGATCTTTGAGAGAGGCAATTGCAATGGGAGTAAATATTATCATGGTTACTAGAAAG AGTCGGGCTTCCACCATTAGAACCTTCAAGCTTCTTGATTTCCATGAAAAAAGTGATTTTATTTCAGAGACTTCACCTGGTGTATTTTTGCAG GGTTCACTTGTCTATGGAAGGGATGGCAAAGAAGTTTATAGAGCAGAACTGGATTTAGATGTCTGCAAGGAG GCATTGCTGTACTCCTTGAAGCATAAAATTCCTCTTGTCGCGTACTGTGAGGAACAAGGTCTAACCTTGTTTGAACACCCATTTGTTGACTTGTTGCACACTGTACATAATGAAAACAAG GTAAAAGTGATGCATTCAATTGAGGACCTTTTGGAATGTTCATCTATTCAG AATTGTCGGAATAACTAA
- the LOC8085544 gene encoding uncharacterized protein LOC8085544 isoform X1, whose protein sequence is MSVSLIKLALLSWGSTVKPYLPFFLAASPRPPSSSSLAQPPWGQNFQNLLDASRAPRQSAAALSMVRLHQLLSRALASHQILPCTTSGVRSTPRLLLRPRSPPPAPPPHGRTLLPIIVAASRQYASSTFGRRRRSSRPPVLLGRKRARRPTRKGPGELSVQIGIEEALPDDPEILGIAETLRTDVGKAVKLALNDLEGSDYITRDPSVCNVNKYASIEVSLLLCDDDFIRKLNKEWRDEDHATDVLSMSQHIPELDIPILQLGDIVISVETARRQAEERGHTLLDEIRILMVHGLLHLLGFDHEVSKVAEEEMEKEEEHILNTLEWSGKGLIKSAYDIATGMEHLQNSVEADSSIEEAILQEKHQAKLSHIICDIDGTIVDYEGGLHEKSIGSLREAIAMGVNIIMVTRKSRASTIRTFKLLDFHEKSDFISETSPGVFLQGSLVYGRDGKEVYRAELDLDVCKEALLYSLKHKIPLVAYCEEQGLTLFEHPFVDLLHTVHNENKVKVMHSIEDLLECSSIQKLLLFDSTKEDSSALRQHCSELTKGKAHVIKMHQDTIDIVPLNASKSGGLRILLDHLGITKDCDLDAVGDYTRWLSNK, encoded by the exons ATGTCAGTGAGTCTTATCAAGTTAGCCCTTCTTAGCTGGGGTTCAACGGTTAAACCCTATCTTCCATTTTTCCTCGCTGCTTCTCCCAGGCCTCCGTCGAGCTCCTCCCTCGCCCAGCCACCCTGGGGCCAAAATTTCCAGAACCTTCTAGACGCCTCGCGCGCACCACGCCAATCTGCTGCTGCTCTCTCGATGGTGCGCCTCCACCAGCTCCTTTCTCGCGCGCTCGCATCTCACCAAATCCTCCCTTGTACCACCTCCGGCGTCCGCTCCACCCCGCGGCTGCTCCTCCGTCCCCGGTCGCCACCGCCTGCTCCTCCTCCCCACGGTCGTACCTTGCTTCCCATCATCGTAGCGGCGTCGCGGCAATACGCCTCGTCGACCTTCGGGAGGCGAAGGCGCTCGTCGCGGCCGCCGGTGTTGCTGGGGCGGAAGAGAGCGAGGAGGCCGACGCGGAAGGGCCCTGGCGAGCTCAGCGTGCAAATTGGCATTGAGGAGGCCCTCCCCGACGATCCTGAAATCCTG GGCATTGCTGAAACTCTTCGGACAGATGTTGGGAAGGCAGTGAAGCTGGCCCTCAACGACCTTGAAGGCTCAGATTACATTACCAGAGATCCTTCTGTATGCAATGTAAACAAGTATGCTAGCATTGAGGTCTCTCTTCTGCTTTGCGATGATGATTTCATCAGgaagctcaacaaggaatggagGGATGAGGATCATGCTACGGATGTTCTGTCGATGTCTCAGCATATCCCAGAGCTTGATATTCCCATT CTGCAGTTGGGTGATATAGTAATTTCTGTTGAAACAGCTCGACGGCAAGCAGAAGAAAGGGGCCACACACTTCTTGATGAGATAAGAATTCTCATG GTGCACGGGCTGTTGCATTTATTGGGCTTTGACCATGAAGTCAGCAAGGTGGCTGAAGAAGAGATGGAGAAAGAAGAAGAACATATATTAAATACTCTTGAATGGAGTGGAAAGGGATTAATTAAGAGTGCCTATGATATTGCTACTGGCATGGAACATTTACAAAATTCTGTTG AGGCTGATAGCAGTATAGAGGAAGCGATCCTACAAGAGAAACATCAAGCCAAACTAAGCCATATCATTTGTGATATAGATG GTACTATTGTGGATTATGAAGGAGGCCTGCATGAAAAATCAATAGGATCTTTGAGAGAGGCAATTGCAATGGGAGTAAATATTATCATGGTTACTAGAAAG AGTCGGGCTTCCACCATTAGAACCTTCAAGCTTCTTGATTTCCATGAAAAAAGTGATTTTATTTCAGAGACTTCACCTGGTGTATTTTTGCAG GGTTCACTTGTCTATGGAAGGGATGGCAAAGAAGTTTATAGAGCAGAACTGGATTTAGATGTCTGCAAGGAG GCATTGCTGTACTCCTTGAAGCATAAAATTCCTCTTGTCGCGTACTGTGAGGAACAAGGTCTAACCTTGTTTGAACACCCATTTGTTGACTTGTTGCACACTGTACATAATGAAAACAAG GTAAAAGTGATGCATTCAATTGAGGACCTTTTGGAATGTTCATCTATTCAG AAATTGCTTCTTTTTGATAGTACCAAAGAGGATTCATCTGCCCTAAGGCAGCATTGTTCAGAACTGACCAAAGGGAAAGCACATGTTATCAAAATGCATCAAGATACAATTGATATTGTTCCCCTCAATGCTTCAAAAAGTGGTGGTTTAAGAATTCTACTTGATCATCTTGGAATAACAAAAGAT TGTGATCTTGATGCTGTTGGAGACTATACCAGATGGCTGAGCAACAAATGA
- the LOC8073795 gene encoding uncharacterized protein LOC8073795 — translation MAEPYNLASHAVHSESASFSGASSGSFCSSASNLSDDATSSPPGGHPSELSSTSSSTLHLDAEGPLYELSSLLDELPIRKGLSNYYQGKAQSFTSISDATSVQDLAKKISYSKRMRASKSYSVGLDMNQRSIIVSRPCNKVIAKRPSNGSFARVMPRTNNTSQNKRDAHTY, via the exons ATGGCAGAGCCTTACAACTTAGCATCTCATGCAGTACACTCCGAGTCAGCTTCCTTCTCGGGCGCGTCCAGTGGGTCCTTCTGCTCATCAGCTTCGAACTTGTCTGATGATGCAACTTCTTCCCCACCTGGTGGTCATCCCTCTGAGCTATCATCAACATCTTCGAGCACGTTGCATCTGGATGCCGAGGGTCCCCTGTATGAGTTATCCTCACTGCTAGATGAACTTCCAATCAG GAAAGGGCTGTCCAATTACTACCAAGGGAAGGCCCAATCATTCACATCTATTTCTGATGCTACAAGTGTTCAAGATcttgcaaagaaaatttcatacAGTAAGAGGATGAGAGCAAGCAAAAGCTATTCAGTAGGATTAGACATGAACCAACGGTCAATCATTGTATCAAGACCATGCAACAAGGTGATTGCAAAGAGGCCCTCAAATGGTTCATTTGCCAGAGTAATGCCAAGAACTAACAACACCAGCCAGAACAAGAGAGATGCACACACATATTGA